A window of Pseudomonas monteilii contains these coding sequences:
- the minC gene encoding septum formation inhibitor (blocks the formation of polar Z-ring septums) codes for MQTMSPNQTPDAVPVFQLKGSMLAITVLELAHNDLDALDRQLAAKVAQAPNFFSNTPLVLALDKLPIACGPLDLPALMRICRHHGLRTLAIRANRIEDIAAAIAIDLPVLPPSGARERPLEPEPEVKPPEPAPPPPPPPSEPEVRPTRIVSSPVRGGQQIYAQGGDLIVTSSVSPGAELLADGNIHVYGAMRGRALAGVKGNTRARIFCQQMTAELLSIAGQYRVCEELRRDPLWGFGVQVSLSGDVLNITRL; via the coding sequence ATGCAGACCATGAGCCCAAACCAGACACCCGACGCCGTACCCGTGTTCCAGCTCAAGGGCAGCATGCTTGCCATCACTGTGCTGGAGCTCGCCCACAACGACCTCGACGCGCTCGACCGGCAGTTGGCGGCGAAAGTCGCGCAGGCCCCGAATTTCTTCAGCAACACACCCTTGGTGCTGGCGCTGGACAAACTGCCGATCGCCTGCGGCCCCCTCGACCTGCCTGCCCTGATGCGCATCTGCCGCCACCATGGCCTGCGCACCCTGGCCATTCGCGCCAACCGGATCGAGGACATCGCTGCGGCGATCGCCATCGACCTGCCCGTGCTGCCCCCTTCGGGTGCACGGGAGCGCCCCCTGGAGCCCGAGCCGGAAGTCAAGCCACCCGAGCCTGCCCCGCCACCGCCTCCGCCGCCCAGCGAGCCGGAGGTGCGCCCGACGCGCATCGTCAGCTCCCCGGTGCGCGGAGGCCAGCAGATCTACGCCCAGGGCGGCGACCTGATCGTGACCTCTTCGGTCAGCCCGGGTGCGGAACTTCTTGCCGACGGCAACATCCATGTGTACGGCGCGATGCGGGGTCGGGCCCTGGCCGGCGTCAAGGGCAACACCCGCGCACGGATTTTCTGCCAGCAGATGACCGCCGAACTGCTGTCGATCGCGGGTCAATACCGCGTGTGCGAAGAGCTGCGCCGCGACCCGCTCTGGGGGTTCGGTGTCCAGGTCAGCCTGTCTGGCGATGTGTTGAACATCACCCGCCTTTGA
- a CDS encoding lipid A biosynthesis lauroyl acyltransferase (Acylates the intermediate (KDO)2-lipid IVA to form (KDO)2-(lauroyl)-lipid IVA) — MERPRFRLQFFHPRFWGLWLGLGLLWLIVQLPYRALLGLGRVLGAVMYRVAGPRRRIAARNLELCFPELSEAQRKRLLKENFASTGIAFFEMAMSWWWPKARLARLAHIEGLEHLRDAERDGQGAILMAVHFTTLEIGAALLGQAHTIDGMYREHGNALFDYVQRRGRERHNLDALAVERDDVRGMLKLLRSGRAIWYAPDQDYGTKQSVFVPLFGIPAATVTATTKFARLGRARVIPFTQRRLEDGSGYRLVVHPPLEDFPGESEEADCLRINQWVEGVLRECPEQYLWAHRRFKSRPEGAPRLYERKR, encoded by the coding sequence ATGGAACGCCCGCGTTTTCGTCTTCAGTTCTTCCATCCGCGCTTCTGGGGTCTCTGGCTGGGCCTGGGGCTGCTCTGGCTGATCGTGCAGCTGCCCTATCGTGCCTTGCTGGGGCTGGGCCGCGTGCTGGGCGCGGTGATGTACCGTGTCGCCGGCCCGCGTCGGCGCATCGCGGCGCGCAACCTGGAGCTGTGCTTTCCCGAGCTGTCCGAGGCGCAGCGCAAACGATTGCTCAAGGAAAACTTCGCCTCCACGGGCATCGCCTTCTTCGAGATGGCCATGAGCTGGTGGTGGCCCAAGGCCCGGCTGGCGCGCCTGGCCCATATCGAAGGGTTGGAGCACCTGCGCGACGCTGAGCGCGACGGGCAGGGCGCCATCCTGATGGCCGTGCACTTCACCACCCTGGAAATCGGCGCGGCGCTGTTGGGTCAGGCGCACACCATCGATGGCATGTACCGCGAACACGGCAACGCGCTGTTCGACTATGTCCAGCGGCGTGGTCGCGAGCGGCACAACCTCGATGCCCTGGCGGTCGAGCGAGACGACGTGCGCGGCATGCTCAAGCTGCTGCGCAGCGGGCGGGCCATCTGGTATGCGCCGGACCAGGACTACGGCACCAAGCAGAGCGTGTTCGTCCCGCTGTTCGGCATTCCGGCGGCCACGGTCACGGCCACCACCAAGTTCGCGCGCCTGGGTCGGGCGCGGGTGATTCCCTTCACCCAGCGTCGGCTCGAGGATGGCAGCGGGTATCGGTTGGTGGTGCATCCGCCGCTGGAGGACTTCCCAGGGGAGAGCGAGGAGGCCGACTGCCTGCGGATCAACCAATGGGTGGAAGGGGTGTTGCGTGAGTGCCCCGAGCAGTACCTGTGGGCGCATCGACGGTTCAAGTCACGGCCGGAAGGGGCGCCACGGTTGTATGAGCGCAAGCGATAA
- a CDS encoding MarR family transcriptional regulator, translating to MNADIRSPSDELLLDSQVCFALHSTSLLMTKVYKPLLQTLGLTYPQYLAMLVLWEHDGMTVGEISQRLLTDPGSLTPLLKRLESEGLLKRNRSREDERVVQVQLTDKGRQLREDARHVPGDILGASGRSQERLRQLQEDLLELRASLQKNLA from the coding sequence ATGAACGCCGATATCCGATCCCCCAGCGATGAGCTGTTGCTGGACAGCCAGGTCTGTTTCGCCCTGCATTCCACCTCGTTGCTGATGACCAAGGTGTACAAACCCCTGTTGCAGACATTGGGCCTGACCTACCCCCAGTACCTGGCCATGCTGGTGCTGTGGGAACACGATGGCATGACGGTGGGTGAAATCAGCCAACGCTTGTTGACCGACCCCGGCTCGCTGACGCCGCTGCTCAAGCGCCTGGAGAGCGAAGGCCTGCTCAAGCGCAACCGCAGCCGCGAGGACGAGCGGGTGGTGCAGGTGCAACTGACCGACAAGGGCCGCCAGCTGCGCGAGGACGCGCGCCATGTACCCGGTGACATCCTCGGGGCCAGCGGGCGCAGCCAGGAGCGATTGCGTCAGTTGCAGGAAGACTTGCTCGAGCTGCGAGCCAGCTTGCAGAAGAACCTGGCCTGA
- a CDS encoding LysR family transcriptional regulator — protein MTPDVLSAQFALFLDVLETGSFSAAARRHPLTPSAVARRMDSLENAVGSRLFVRSTHRIEATPSGRAFAERARRILEEWRLARAEAVSLSESPEGLIRLNAPAALGRRHLAPAIADFLVAYPGLDVQLQLIDSFVDLQGSLLGEFDLVLRAGPLADTRRVATPLASMVRIACASPAYLARRGIPSTPAELPEHDGLDWDGLAPPFAWRFKEGDSTRLYRPRRVRMTANNAEALLCGALAGLGIAHLPTWLTSEHLMRGELMPLFCENGLPSPEASGIYALRLEHETNSRSRLLLEFLKHRFSPIPPWDLALRSGLHRQ, from the coding sequence ATGACGCCCGACGTGTTGTCCGCCCAGTTCGCTCTGTTCCTGGACGTACTGGAAACCGGGAGCTTCTCGGCCGCTGCACGGCGTCATCCGTTGACGCCTTCGGCAGTGGCGCGGCGCATGGACAGCCTGGAAAACGCCGTGGGCAGCCGCCTGTTCGTGCGCAGCACGCACCGGATCGAGGCGACGCCGTCGGGCCGGGCGTTCGCCGAGCGCGCGCGGCGCATCCTCGAAGAGTGGCGCCTGGCCCGTGCCGAAGCCGTGTCGCTCAGCGAGTCGCCCGAGGGGCTGATCCGACTCAATGCGCCCGCCGCCCTGGGCCGCCGCCACCTGGCGCCGGCCATCGCCGATTTTCTGGTCGCCTACCCTGGGCTGGACGTTCAGCTGCAGCTGATCGACAGCTTCGTCGACCTGCAAGGCAGCCTGCTGGGCGAATTCGACCTGGTGCTGCGCGCCGGTCCCCTGGCCGATACGCGGCGCGTCGCCACCCCACTGGCTTCGATGGTCCGCATCGCCTGCGCCAGCCCAGCCTACCTGGCCCGACGCGGCATCCCTTCCACACCGGCCGAACTGCCCGAGCACGACGGCCTGGACTGGGACGGTCTGGCGCCGCCCTTCGCCTGGCGCTTCAAGGAAGGCGACAGCACCCGCCTGTATCGGCCACGCCGCGTGCGCATGACGGCCAACAATGCCGAGGCGCTGCTGTGTGGCGCGCTGGCCGGGCTGGGCATCGCGCACCTGCCTACCTGGTTGACCAGCGAGCACCTGATGCGCGGCGAACTGATGCCGTTGTTCTGCGAAAACGGCCTGCCCTCACCGGAAGCCAGCGGCATCTATGCCTTGCGCCTCGAACATGAAACGAACTCTCGCAGCCGATTGCTGCTCGAATTTCTCAAGCACCGCTTCAGCCCGATCCCGCCCTGGGACCTGGCCTTGCGCAGTGGGCTGCATCGACAATGA
- a CDS encoding phospho-2-dehydro-3-deoxyheptonate aldolase codes for MNRPWSPDSWRALPIQQQPIYPDAAHLGRVEQTLASYPPLVFAGEARELRRQFAEVTQGRAFLLQGGDCAESFAEFSAAKIRDTFKVLLQMAIVMTFAAGLPVVKVGRMAGQFAKPRSANDETLEGVTLPAYRGDIVNGIGFDPVSRVPDPERLLQAYHQATASLNLLRAFAQGGFADLHQVHRWNLDFIANSALATKYHQLADRIDETLAFMRACGLDSAPQLRETSFFTAHEALLLNYEQAFVRHDSLTGDPYDCSAHMLWIGDRTRQLDGAHVEFLRGVHNPIGVKVGPSMDPQELLRLIDVLNPDNDPGRLNLIVRMGADKVAEHFPRLLQTVTREGRQVLWSCDPMHGNTIKASSGYKTRDFAQILAEVRHFFDVHRAEGTHAGGIHIEMTGQNVTECIGGARPITEAGLSDRYHTHCDPRLNADQSLELAFMIADTLKSSLKR; via the coding sequence ATGAACAGACCGTGGAGCCCCGACAGCTGGCGCGCCTTGCCGATCCAGCAGCAGCCGATCTACCCTGACGCCGCCCACCTGGGCCGGGTCGAGCAGACCCTGGCCAGCTACCCGCCCCTGGTGTTCGCAGGCGAAGCGCGGGAACTGCGCCGTCAGTTTGCCGAGGTGACCCAGGGCCGGGCCTTCCTGCTGCAAGGGGGCGACTGCGCCGAAAGCTTCGCGGAGTTTTCTGCCGCGAAGATCCGCGACACCTTCAAGGTGCTGCTGCAGATGGCGATCGTCATGACCTTTGCCGCCGGCCTGCCGGTGGTCAAGGTCGGTCGCATGGCGGGCCAGTTCGCCAAACCGCGCTCGGCCAATGACGAAACCCTCGAGGGCGTCACCCTGCCGGCGTACCGGGGCGACATCGTCAATGGCATCGGCTTCGACCCCGTCAGCCGCGTGCCGGACCCTGAGCGCCTGCTGCAGGCCTACCACCAGGCCACCGCCAGCCTGAACCTGCTGCGCGCCTTCGCCCAGGGTGGCTTTGCCGACCTGCACCAGGTGCACCGCTGGAACCTGGACTTCATCGCCAACTCGGCGTTGGCCACCAAGTACCATCAACTGGCCGATCGCATCGACGAGACCCTGGCCTTCATGCGTGCCTGCGGCCTGGACAGCGCGCCGCAGCTGCGCGAGACCAGCTTCTTCACCGCGCATGAAGCGCTTCTGCTCAACTACGAGCAAGCGTTCGTGCGCCACGACAGCCTGACCGGCGACCCCTACGACTGCTCGGCGCACATGCTGTGGATCGGCGACCGTACACGCCAGCTCGACGGGGCTCACGTGGAGTTCCTGCGCGGCGTGCACAACCCCATCGGGGTCAAGGTGGGCCCGAGCATGGACCCGCAGGAGCTGCTCCGGCTGATCGATGTGCTCAACCCCGACAACGACCCGGGCCGCCTCAACCTGATCGTGCGCATGGGCGCGGACAAGGTGGCCGAGCATTTCCCCCGGTTGCTGCAGACGGTCACCCGCGAAGGCCGCCAGGTGCTGTGGAGCTGCGACCCGATGCACGGCAACACCATCAAGGCCAGCAGCGGCTACAAGACCCGCGACTTCGCGCAGATCCTGGCGGAGGTCCGGCACTTCTTCGACGTGCATCGCGCCGAAGGCACCCATGCCGGCGGCATTCACATCGAGATGACCGGCCAGAACGTGACCGAGTGCATCGGCGGTGCCCGGCCGATCACCGAAGCCGGCCTGTCGGATCGCTACCATACCCACTGCGACCCGCGTCTGAACGCCGATCAGTCGCTGGAGCTGGCGTTCATGATTGCCGACACGTTGAAGAGCAGTCTCAAGCGGTGA
- a CDS encoding spermidine synthase: MTNERQERLLERVEDAFGVISVLEVDEYRFLEFGDAIEQSCVFTADPAWLEYDYTRAMLLGALCHEAPDSALFLGLGAGTLTQACLKFLPLEDVEAIELRPDVPRLAMQYLGLDDDPRLYVRIGDAMALLPDAECADLIFVDLYTDHGPGVAHLAWNFLQDCQRKLNPGGWLVINQWANDDGKPLGAALLRGLYHRHYWELPVKEGNVVLLVPADLDQTLDLPALRQRAQALAPRLGYDLEPLIRVVRPAT, translated from the coding sequence ATGACGAACGAGCGGCAAGAGCGGCTGCTGGAGCGGGTCGAGGATGCCTTCGGCGTCATCAGTGTGCTCGAGGTGGACGAGTACCGATTTCTGGAATTCGGCGATGCCATCGAGCAGAGCTGTGTGTTCACCGCCGACCCGGCCTGGCTCGAGTACGACTACACGCGGGCCATGCTGCTGGGGGCGCTGTGCCATGAGGCGCCGGACAGCGCGCTGTTCCTGGGGCTGGGCGCCGGCACCCTGACCCAGGCCTGCCTGAAATTCCTGCCGCTGGAAGACGTCGAGGCCATCGAACTGCGTCCTGACGTGCCGCGCCTGGCCATGCAGTACCTGGGGCTGGACGATGACCCGCGCCTTTATGTGCGCATCGGCGATGCCATGGCCTTGTTGCCGGACGCCGAATGCGCGGACCTGATCTTCGTCGACCTGTATACCGATCACGGCCCCGGCGTCGCGCACCTGGCCTGGAATTTCCTGCAGGACTGCCAGCGCAAGCTCAATCCGGGCGGTTGGCTGGTGATCAACCAGTGGGCCAACGACGACGGCAAGCCGCTGGGCGCTGCCTTGCTGCGGGGGCTCTACCACCGGCATTACTGGGAGCTGCCGGTCAAGGAGGGCAATGTGGTGCTGCTGGTGCCCGCCGACCTCGACCAGACGCTCGACCTGCCCGCCCTGCGCCAGCGCGCCCAGGCGTTGGCCCCTCGTCTGGGGTATGACCTGGAGCCGCTGATCCGGGTGGTGCGTCCGGCCACCTGA
- a CDS encoding RNA helicase yields the protein MTQETGGFAALDLNPSIVAAVLATGYEEPSAIQQQSIPIILAGHDMIGQAQTGTGKTAAFALPILNRIDTSKREPQALILAPTRELALQVATAFETYAKQMPGVNVVAVYGGAPMGPQLRAIRNGAQIVVATPGRLCDHLRRDEKVLSTVRHLVLDEADEMLKLGFMDDLEVIFAALPETRQTVLFSATLPSSIRSIAERHLREPKHVKIQSKTQTVTAIDQAHLMVHADQKIPAVLRLLEVEEFDALIAFVRTKQATLDLASALEAKGYKAAALNGDIAQNQRERVIDSLKDGRLDIVVATDVAARGLDVPRITHVFNVDMPYDPESYVHRIGRTGRAGREGRALLLVTPRERRMLQVIERVTGQKVAEARLPNAQAVLDARIKKLTNSLAPLVADSEASHGELLDRLTTDLGCSPRALAAALLRKATNGQALDLASVERDQPLVPSHTPRERTGERSDRGERGDRERRAPLPLAEGRVRCRTALGARDGIAAKNLLGAILNEGGLARDAIGRIQVRDSFSLVELPEDGLEKLLTKLKDTRVAGKQLKLRRYRED from the coding sequence ATGACCCAGGAAACCGGCGGATTCGCCGCTCTCGATCTCAATCCCAGCATCGTTGCCGCCGTACTGGCCACCGGCTATGAAGAGCCGTCCGCCATTCAGCAGCAATCGATCCCGATCATTCTCGCCGGTCACGACATGATCGGCCAGGCGCAGACCGGCACCGGCAAGACCGCTGCCTTCGCCCTGCCCATCCTGAATCGTATCGACACGAGCAAGCGCGAACCGCAAGCCCTGATCCTGGCGCCAACCCGTGAGTTGGCGCTGCAAGTAGCTACAGCCTTCGAAACCTACGCCAAGCAGATGCCGGGCGTGAACGTGGTGGCCGTGTACGGCGGCGCCCCGATGGGCCCGCAGCTGCGTGCCATCCGCAACGGCGCCCAGATCGTCGTCGCCACCCCCGGTCGCCTGTGCGACCACCTGCGCCGTGACGAGAAGGTCCTGTCGACCGTGCGTCACCTGGTCCTCGACGAAGCCGACGAGATGCTCAAGCTCGGCTTCATGGACGACCTGGAAGTGATCTTCGCCGCACTGCCGGAAACCCGTCAGACCGTACTGTTCTCGGCCACGCTGCCGTCGTCGATCCGCTCGATCGCCGAACGTCACCTGCGCGAGCCCAAGCACGTCAAGATCCAGAGCAAGACCCAGACCGTCACCGCGATCGACCAGGCCCACCTGATGGTGCACGCCGACCAGAAGATCCCGGCCGTGCTGCGCCTGTTGGAAGTGGAAGAGTTCGACGCGCTGATCGCCTTCGTGCGCACCAAGCAAGCCACCCTGGACCTGGCCAGCGCGCTGGAAGCCAAGGGCTACAAGGCCGCTGCCCTAAACGGCGACATCGCCCAGAACCAGCGTGAGCGCGTCATCGACTCGCTCAAGGACGGTCGCCTGGACATCGTCGTCGCCACCGACGTCGCCGCCCGTGGTCTGGACGTTCCGCGCATCACCCACGTGTTCAACGTCGACATGCCGTACGACCCCGAGTCCTACGTGCACCGTATCGGCCGTACCGGCCGTGCCGGTCGTGAAGGCCGTGCCCTGCTGCTGGTCACGCCGCGCGAGCGTCGCATGCTGCAGGTGATCGAGCGTGTCACCGGCCAGAAAGTCGCCGAAGCGCGTCTGCCCAATGCCCAGGCCGTGCTGGACGCCCGCATCAAGAAGCTGACCAACAGCCTCGCACCGCTGGTGGCCGATTCCGAAGCCAGCCATGGCGAGCTGCTCGACCGCCTGACCACCGACCTGGGCTGCAGCCCACGTGCCCTGGCCGCGGCCCTGCTGCGCAAGGCCACCAATGGTCAGGCCCTGGACCTGGCCAGCGTCGAGCGTGACCAGCCGCTGGTGCCGTCGCACACCCCGCGCGAGCGTACCGGTGAGCGCAGCGACCGTGGCGAGCGCGGTGACCGCGAGCGTCGCGCGCCGCTGCCACTGGCCGAAGGCCGTGTCCGTTGCCGTACCGCCCTGGGTGCCCGTGACGGCATCGCCGCCAAGAACCTGCTGGGCGCGATCCTCAACGAAGGTGGCCTGGCCCGTGATGCGATCGGTCGCATCCAGGTGCGTGACAGCTTCAGCCTGGTCGAGCTGCCGGAAGACGGCCTCGAGAAGCTGCTGACCAAGCTCAAGGACACCCGTGTCGCCGGCAAACAGCTCAAGCTGCGTCGCTATCGCGAAGATTGA
- a CDS encoding zinc metalloprotease HtpX — MMRILLFVATNLAVVLVASITLSLFGFDGFMAANGVDLDLGQLLVFCAVFGFAGSIISLLISKWMAKMSTGTQIITQPRTRHEQWLLQTVEELSREAGIKMPEVGIFPAYEANAFATGWNRNDALVAVSQGLLERFSPDEVRAVLAHEIGHVANGDMVTLALVQGVVNTFVMFFARIIGNFVDKVIFKNEEGQGIAYYVATIVAELVLGILASIIVMWFSRRREYRADDAGARLAGTGAMISALQRLRSEQGMPAQMPDTLKAFGINGGLKHGLAGLLMSHPPLEERIEALRRRG, encoded by the coding sequence ATGATGCGCATCTTGTTGTTTGTAGCCACCAACCTTGCGGTGGTGCTGGTTGCAAGCATTACCCTGAGCCTGTTCGGCTTCGACGGGTTCATGGCCGCCAACGGGGTCGACCTCGACCTTGGCCAACTGCTGGTCTTCTGTGCCGTGTTCGGCTTCGCCGGCTCGATCATCTCGCTGCTCATCTCCAAGTGGATGGCCAAGATGAGCACCGGCACCCAGATCATCACCCAGCCCCGTACGCGTCATGAGCAATGGCTGCTGCAGACCGTCGAGGAGCTGTCGCGCGAAGCGGGCATCAAGATGCCCGAGGTCGGCATCTTCCCGGCCTACGAGGCCAACGCCTTCGCCACCGGCTGGAACCGCAACGACGCGCTGGTCGCGGTCAGCCAGGGCCTGCTCGAACGCTTCTCGCCCGACGAGGTGCGTGCGGTGCTGGCACACGAGATCGGTCACGTCGCCAATGGCGACATGGTCACGCTGGCGCTGGTGCAGGGTGTGGTCAACACCTTTGTGATGTTCTTCGCCCGGATCATCGGCAACTTCGTCGACAAGGTGATCTTCAAGAACGAAGAAGGCCAGGGCATCGCCTATTACGTGGCGACCATCGTCGCCGAGCTGGTGCTGGGCATTCTCGCCAGCATCATCGTGATGTGGTTCTCGCGCCGTCGCGAATACCGTGCCGATGACGCCGGTGCACGACTGGCCGGCACCGGTGCCATGATCAGCGCCCTGCAACGCCTGCGTTCGGAGCAAGGCATGCCGGCGCAGATGCCCGACACCCTCAAGGCCTTCGGCATCAACGGCGGCCTCAAACATGGCCTGGCCGGCCTGCTGATGAGCCACCCGCCGCTCGAGGAGCGCATCGAGGCGCTGCGTCGTCGCGGCTGA
- a CDS encoding aminotransferase (broad specificity; family IV; in Corynebacterium glutamicum this protein can use glutamate, 2-aminobutyrate, and aspartate as amino donors and pyruvate as the acceptor): MQFSKSNKLANVCYDIRGPVLKHAKRLEEEGHRILKLNIGNPAPFGFEAPEEILQDVIRNLPTAQGYSDSKGLFSARKAVMQYCQQKDIDGVGIEDIYLGNGVSELIVMSMQALLNNGDEVLIPAPDYPLWTAAVSLAGGKPVHYLCDEQADWFPDLDDIKAKITPNTKALVIINPNNPTGAVYSRELLLGMLELARQHNLVVFSDEIYDKILYDEAVHVSTASLAPDLLCLTFNGLSKSYRVAGFRSGWLIISGPKHHAQSYIEGIDMLANMRLCANVPAQHAIQTALGGYQSINDLVLPPGRLLEQRNRAWELLNDIPGVSCVKPMGALYAFPRIDPKVCPIFNDEKFVLDLLLSERLLVVQGTAFNWPWPDHFRVVTLPRVDDLEQAIGRIGQFLRTYRQ, translated from the coding sequence ATGCAGTTCAGCAAATCGAACAAGCTCGCCAATGTCTGCTACGACATTCGCGGCCCGGTGCTCAAGCACGCCAAACGCCTGGAAGAGGAAGGCCATCGCATCCTCAAGCTGAACATCGGCAACCCGGCGCCCTTTGGTTTCGAGGCGCCCGAGGAAATCCTCCAGGATGTGATCCGCAACCTGCCCACCGCCCAGGGCTACAGCGATTCGAAGGGCCTGTTCAGCGCGCGTAAGGCGGTGATGCAGTACTGCCAGCAGAAGGACATCGACGGCGTCGGCATCGAGGACATCTACCTGGGCAACGGCGTGTCCGAGCTGATCGTCATGTCCATGCAGGCGCTGCTGAACAATGGCGACGAAGTGCTGATCCCGGCGCCGGACTATCCGCTGTGGACCGCTGCCGTCAGCCTGGCCGGCGGCAAGCCGGTGCACTACCTGTGCGACGAGCAGGCCGACTGGTTCCCGGACCTGGACGACATCAAGGCCAAGATCACCCCGAACACCAAGGCCCTGGTGATCATCAACCCGAACAACCCCACCGGCGCGGTCTATTCCCGCGAACTGCTGCTGGGCATGCTCGAACTGGCCCGCCAGCACAACCTGGTGGTGTTCTCCGACGAGATCTACGACAAGATCCTGTACGACGAGGCCGTGCACGTCAGCACCGCGTCCCTGGCACCGGACCTGCTCTGCCTGACCTTCAACGGCCTGTCGAAGTCCTACCGGGTCGCGGGCTTCCGTTCCGGCTGGCTGATCATCTCCGGGCCCAAGCACCATGCCCAGAGCTACATCGAAGGCATCGACATGCTGGCCAACATGCGTCTGTGCGCCAACGTACCGGCCCAGCACGCGATCCAGACGGCCCTCGGCGGCTACCAGAGCATCAACGACCTGGTGCTGCCGCCCGGCCGTCTGCTCGAGCAGCGCAACCGCGCCTGGGAACTGCTCAACGACATCCCCGGCGTCAGCTGCGTCAAGCCCATGGGCGCGTTGTACGCCTTCCCGCGCATCGACCCCAAGGTCTGCCCGATCTTCAACGACGAGAAGTTCGTGCTCGACCTGCTGCTGTCCGAACGCCTGCTGGTGGTCCAGGGCACGGCCTTCAACTGGCCATGGCCCGACCACTTCCGTGTAGTGACCTTGCCACGGGTGGACGACCTGGAGCAGGCCATCGGCCGGATCGGCCAGTTCCTGCGCACCTACCGCCAGTAG
- a CDS encoding peptide methionine sulfoxide reductase translates to MQKIEKTLEEWRAMLDPAQYEVCRLKGTERPFTGKYNDEKRAGTYQCICCGAPLFDSSTKFDSGCGWPSFYAPIGQEAMIEMRDISHGMIRTEVTCARCDAHLGHVFPDGPPPTGLRYCINSVCLEFKPRD, encoded by the coding sequence ATGCAGAAGATCGAAAAGACATTGGAAGAGTGGCGCGCGATGCTCGACCCCGCGCAGTACGAGGTCTGCCGCCTGAAAGGTACCGAGCGGCCCTTCACCGGCAAGTACAACGACGAAAAGCGCGCAGGCACCTATCAGTGCATCTGCTGCGGCGCGCCGCTGTTCGATTCTTCGACCAAGTTCGACTCAGGCTGCGGCTGGCCGAGCTTCTACGCACCGATTGGCCAGGAAGCGATGATCGAGATGCGCGACATCTCCCACGGCATGATCCGCACCGAGGTCACCTGCGCGCGCTGCGACGCTCACTTGGGGCACGTGTTCCCCGATGGTCCGCCACCGACTGGGCTGCGCTACTGCATCAACTCGGTCTGCCTGGAGTTCAAGCCTCGTGACTGA
- a CDS encoding glutathione peroxidase — translation MTLNGEQKCLADFSAKAVLVVNTASQCGFTPQYEGLEALWQSYQARGLVIAGFPCNQFGQQEPGDARSIAHFCQRTFGVSFPMFRKVEVNGPRAHPLFVALKRRAPGLLGTESIKWNFTKFLLDPATGQVVRFGPLTKPKALEAAIEAVLTGQVAPANARSA, via the coding sequence ATGACCTTGAACGGTGAGCAGAAGTGCCTGGCCGACTTTTCCGCCAAGGCCGTGCTGGTGGTCAACACCGCCAGCCAATGCGGCTTCACGCCGCAGTACGAAGGGCTCGAGGCGCTGTGGCAGAGCTACCAGGCCCGTGGGCTGGTGATCGCGGGCTTCCCGTGCAACCAGTTCGGCCAGCAGGAGCCCGGCGATGCGCGCTCGATCGCGCACTTCTGCCAGCGCACGTTCGGCGTGAGCTTTCCGATGTTCCGCAAGGTCGAGGTCAACGGCCCCCGTGCGCACCCGCTGTTCGTGGCGCTCAAGCGCCGTGCGCCAGGCCTGTTGGGCACCGAATCGATCAAGTGGAACTTCACCAAGTTCCTGCTCGACCCGGCCACTGGCCAGGTGGTGCGTTTCGGGCCACTGACCAAGCCCAAGGCGCTGGAAGCGGCGATCGAGGCGGTACTTACCGGGCAGGTGGCACCAGCCAACGCTCGATCAGCGTGA